From one Brevundimonas sp. PAMC22021 genomic stretch:
- a CDS encoding response regulator, whose protein sequence is MVLSTNPYALVVDDDAIIRIDAAQILQDAGFRTYEAGDGDEAKLVLEEFGANVILLFSDVEMPGSTDGFALARYAAEKWPELEIVVASGRRKPEAGEMPDCATFISKPFDDHVVHSHLRKKLPDGKKPEPLKRAV, encoded by the coding sequence ATGGTCCTGTCGACGAACCCGTACGCTCTTGTCGTTGATGACGATGCGATCATCCGCATCGATGCCGCGCAGATACTCCAAGACGCGGGCTTTCGCACCTACGAAGCCGGGGATGGTGACGAGGCGAAGCTCGTCTTGGAAGAGTTCGGGGCTAATGTGATCCTGCTGTTTTCGGACGTCGAAATGCCAGGTTCAACCGACGGCTTCGCCCTTGCGCGGTACGCGGCTGAGAAATGGCCGGAGCTTGAGATTGTCGTGGCCAGCGGGCGTCGGAAACCGGAAGCAGGCGAGATGCCGGATTGCGCGACCTTTATTTCCAAGCCCTTCGACGATCATGTTGTACATAGCCATCTCCGGAAAAAACTGCCCGATGGAAAGAAGCCGGAACCGCTGAAGCGGGCCGTTTAA
- a CDS encoding TadE/TadG family type IV pilus assembly protein, which translates to MLQDRRGNIALKFALVAPVVVLLTVGSIELASVRADQQRLQGVADSAALAGANELHLGVASSAPIERARAFVAAQLASLPRPPKATVGVAVVERGSGGRGLRVEIAAKRMSFFGNMLPPGGWDIGVQATASSMGMAPLCVLGHGQGVGDALKMEGSAQLKSPACMVQSNDRIKVAASSRIFAAITQSVGRATGQIQPAAQTGAPPIADPYLDMKITVPGACTSSKVVKVDKSRSLAPGIHCDDYVVSGKNVVLTLQAGDHYFVNSRLEMKSDSTLAGQDVALVFDRSSFDFLDKSQVTLGGRRSGSLAGFVIVGLRPKTAWCKPKPGAEDDDDDEDDDDEDDDDDDDGPPKPSRPKDCRLGSEFKMASDNVKALNGVIYMPSSKLIVEGKNQVAGTSDWTVMITEQLEIRGSPILVINADYSGSLVPVPDGVGWRSSAVRLVG; encoded by the coding sequence TTGCTGCAAGACCGTCGTGGCAACATCGCGCTGAAGTTCGCGCTGGTGGCCCCCGTCGTGGTTCTGCTGACGGTTGGATCGATTGAGTTGGCGAGCGTGCGCGCGGATCAGCAGCGGCTGCAAGGCGTGGCTGACAGCGCGGCTCTGGCGGGCGCCAACGAGCTTCACCTGGGGGTGGCGTCCAGCGCCCCGATCGAACGGGCCCGCGCCTTTGTCGCCGCGCAACTCGCTTCGCTCCCGCGGCCGCCCAAAGCAACGGTGGGAGTCGCGGTGGTCGAACGGGGCTCCGGCGGACGCGGGTTGCGGGTCGAGATCGCCGCCAAGCGAATGTCCTTCTTCGGCAACATGCTTCCACCGGGAGGATGGGACATCGGGGTCCAGGCCACCGCCAGCTCCATGGGCATGGCGCCGCTCTGCGTACTGGGTCACGGCCAGGGCGTAGGCGACGCCCTGAAGATGGAGGGCTCCGCGCAGCTGAAGTCGCCCGCCTGCATGGTGCAGTCGAATGACCGCATCAAGGTGGCCGCCTCCAGCCGCATCTTCGCGGCGATCACGCAGTCCGTCGGACGCGCCACGGGTCAGATCCAGCCCGCCGCGCAGACTGGCGCGCCTCCGATCGCCGACCCGTACCTGGACATGAAGATCACCGTGCCGGGCGCCTGCACCAGTTCCAAGGTCGTGAAGGTCGACAAGAGCCGGTCCCTTGCTCCGGGCATTCACTGCGACGACTACGTCGTCTCCGGCAAGAACGTGGTGCTGACGCTGCAGGCGGGCGACCACTATTTCGTCAACAGCCGCCTTGAGATGAAGTCGGACTCCACGCTAGCGGGACAGGATGTCGCGTTGGTGTTTGATCGTTCCAGCTTCGACTTTCTGGACAAGTCGCAGGTCACCCTCGGCGGCCGTCGCTCCGGGTCTCTGGCGGGCTTTGTCATCGTCGGACTTCGACCGAAGACGGCCTGGTGCAAGCCCAAGCCTGGGGCGGAAGACGATGATGACGACGAAGACGACGATGATGAGGACGACGACGACGATGATGATGGGCCGCCCAAGCCGTCGCGGCCAAAGGACTGTCGCCTCGGCAGCGAGTTCAAGATGGCCAGCGACAACGTCAAGGCGCTGAACGGCGTGATCTACATGCCGTCTTCAAAGTTGATCGTGGAAGGCAAGAACCAGGTTGCCGGGACATCGGACTGGACCGTGATGATCACCGAACAGCTGGAAATCCGCGGCTCCCCGATCCTGGTCATCAATGCGGACTACAGCGGCTCGCTGGTGCCGGTTCCCGACGGCGTCGGATGGCGCTCGAGCGCGGTTCGTCTGGTGGGATGA